One stretch of Eggerthella lenta DSM 2243 DNA includes these proteins:
- the coaE gene encoding dephospho-CoA kinase (Dephospho-CoA kinase (CoaE) performs the final step in coenzyme A biosynthesis.), with amino-acid sequence MKKLFIIGGMGAGKSTARKALVEQGLPNIDLDQVGHDVLLWDTVKSELVETFGEDILGADGEIDRRALAAKAFVSPAETRKLNRITLPRIEEAFTDRVAELEAEGHKAVVVEHSVFKNRQTSLAYDADVVIAVLAPIDLRIERAVKSGWDETDVRRRIAQQITDADRIEASDVVFNNDGTPEEMRNKVLAWWGEYSKDL; translated from the coding sequence ATGAAGAAGCTGTTCATCATCGGCGGCATGGGAGCCGGCAAGTCCACGGCCCGCAAGGCGCTGGTCGAGCAAGGTTTGCCGAACATCGATCTCGACCAAGTGGGCCACGACGTCCTTCTGTGGGACACGGTGAAGTCCGAGCTCGTGGAAACGTTCGGCGAGGACATCCTGGGAGCCGACGGCGAGATCGACCGCCGCGCGCTGGCTGCCAAGGCGTTCGTGAGTCCGGCCGAGACGCGCAAGCTCAACCGCATCACGCTGCCGCGCATCGAAGAGGCGTTCACCGACCGCGTGGCCGAGCTGGAGGCTGAAGGCCACAAGGCCGTCGTGGTGGAGCATTCGGTGTTCAAGAACCGCCAGACGTCGCTCGCTTACGACGCCGACGTGGTGATCGCCGTCCTCGCGCCCATCGACCTGCGTATCGAGCGTGCGGTGAAGAGCGGTTGGGACGAGACCGACGTGCGTCGTCGCATCGCCCAGCAGATCACCGACGCGGATCGCATCGAGGCGTCCGACGTGGTGTTCAACAACGACGGTACTCCCGAGGAGATGCGCAACAAGGTGCTGGCCTGGTGGGGAGAGTATTCCAAGGACCTGTAG
- the mnmA gene encoding tRNA 2-thiouridine(34) synthase MnmA produces MNASGRIALGMSGGVDSAVSAALLMRAGYEVVGVTCRFRDNAATERAAADAAAVCSQLGIRHEAPGCVGEFERCVVEPFVSSYAAGLTPSPCVGCNARCKMPALVRVAGELGCDRIATGHYARIARLSDSGRFVVKRALDARKDQSYMLSLLSQEQLARLVLPLGAMTKAEVRVIAADLGLVVAEKAESQDNCFIEGDYRPFLRARGVEDAPGDIVDRMGNVLGCHEGLANYTVGQRKGIGVAGPEPYYVVEKRVETRELVVGFADETLIGSVVVGGMNWQAFESLGESYGAMVKLRYRSRPCACIIEPEDDQRVSLALRSPQPTTAPGQYAVLYDGDTVLGGGMIEEVMHA; encoded by the coding sequence ATGAATGCGAGCGGGCGCATTGCGCTCGGAATGAGCGGTGGGGTGGACAGCGCGGTTTCTGCAGCGCTGCTCATGCGCGCCGGGTACGAGGTGGTGGGCGTCACGTGCCGCTTTCGCGACAACGCTGCCACCGAGCGCGCGGCGGCCGATGCGGCGGCCGTGTGCTCCCAGTTGGGCATCCGCCACGAGGCGCCGGGGTGCGTGGGCGAGTTCGAACGCTGCGTGGTGGAGCCGTTCGTCTCGTCGTACGCGGCGGGCCTCACGCCTAGTCCGTGCGTGGGTTGCAACGCGCGGTGCAAGATGCCCGCGCTCGTGCGGGTAGCCGGCGAACTGGGGTGCGACCGCATCGCCACGGGCCACTACGCGCGCATTGCCCGCCTGTCCGATTCGGGGCGCTTCGTGGTGAAGCGAGCCCTGGATGCGCGCAAGGACCAAAGCTACATGCTTTCGCTGTTGAGCCAGGAGCAGCTGGCGCGCCTCGTGTTGCCGCTGGGGGCCATGACGAAGGCGGAGGTGCGTGTGATCGCGGCCGATCTGGGCCTGGTCGTGGCCGAGAAGGCCGAAAGCCAAGACAACTGCTTCATCGAGGGCGACTACCGTCCGTTTCTGCGCGCGCGTGGCGTGGAAGACGCGCCTGGGGACATTGTGGATCGCATGGGGAATGTGCTCGGCTGCCACGAGGGGCTGGCGAACTACACGGTGGGACAGCGCAAGGGCATCGGCGTGGCAGGCCCCGAGCCGTACTACGTGGTGGAGAAGCGCGTCGAAACCCGCGAACTCGTGGTGGGTTTTGCCGACGAGACGCTCATCGGCTCCGTCGTGGTGGGCGGGATGAACTGGCAAGCGTTCGAATCGCTCGGCGAATCGTACGGCGCGATGGTGAAACTACGCTACCGGAGCCGTCCGTGTGCGTGTATCATAGAGCCGGAAGACGACCAGCGCGTATCGCTCGCGCTGCGGAGTCCGCAGCCAACCACGGCGCCGGGCCAATACGCCGTTCTCTACGACGGCGACACCGTATTGGGAGGCGGCATGATTGAGGAGGTAATGCACGCATGA
- the uvrB gene encoding excinuclease ABC subunit UvrB, with translation MAHLSNIEGIEMEGKLPEVRLASTPFKAVSPYEPAGDQPQAIEKLATGVKEGLRYQNLLGVTGSGKTFTMAKVIEAVQKPTLVMAPNKTLAAQLASELKEFFPDNAVVYFVSYYDYYQPEAYVPSSDTFIEKDASINEEVEKLRHAATSALLSRRDCIVVASVSCIYGIGSPMDYAGMAVFVDKQKDMDRDQVIHELIDIQYDRNDYEQKRGTFRVRGDALDVFPPYADHPIRIEFWGDEIESITEIDNVTGEVLSEFEALPIWPASHYVTARPKMDRALGTIRDELRERLQQFKEEGKLLEAQRLEMRVNYDLEMLETMNFCSGIENYSRHMDGREPGEPPYTLIDYFPKDFFCIIDESHVTVPQIRGMHEGDRSRKITLAEHGFRLPSCLDNRPLRFDEFEDRIPQFVYVSATPGDYEQKVSQQQVEQIIRPTGLLDPEIIVRGSASQIDDIIDESKERAARDERVLITTLTKKMAEDLTDHLLDQGVKARYMHSDIATLERVEILRDLRRGEFDVLVGINLLREGLDLPEVSLVAILDADKEGFLRNHRSLIQTIGRAARNVSGQVIMYADKMTDSMALAIDETKRRRAIQMKYNEEHGIEPQTIRKAINDIMSYVTDEMGGTTAEQVNKELAELSREEVLRIIQSMEDDMASASQSMDFEEAARLRDQVVKLRVQVEGGSEDDVLKDLKKNARKGSAYGNRKNAAYGSARRS, from the coding sequence ATGGCTCATCTTTCCAATATCGAAGGCATCGAGATGGAGGGCAAGCTGCCCGAGGTTCGTCTTGCCTCCACGCCGTTCAAAGCGGTGTCTCCGTACGAGCCGGCGGGCGATCAGCCGCAGGCCATCGAGAAGCTGGCGACCGGCGTCAAGGAGGGCTTGCGCTATCAGAACCTGCTGGGCGTCACCGGTTCCGGCAAGACGTTCACCATGGCAAAGGTCATCGAGGCCGTGCAGAAGCCCACGCTGGTCATGGCTCCGAACAAGACGCTGGCGGCGCAGCTGGCCAGCGAGCTGAAGGAGTTCTTTCCCGACAACGCCGTGGTGTACTTCGTGTCGTACTACGATTACTACCAGCCCGAGGCGTACGTGCCCTCGTCGGACACGTTCATCGAGAAGGACGCGTCCATCAACGAAGAGGTGGAGAAGCTGCGCCATGCGGCCACGTCGGCTTTGCTGTCGCGGCGCGACTGCATCGTGGTGGCGTCGGTGTCGTGCATCTACGGCATTGGCAGCCCGATGGACTACGCCGGCATGGCCGTGTTCGTGGACAAGCAGAAGGACATGGATCGCGACCAGGTCATCCATGAGCTCATCGATATCCAGTACGACCGCAACGACTACGAGCAGAAGCGCGGCACGTTCCGCGTGCGCGGCGATGCGCTCGATGTGTTCCCGCCTTACGCCGACCATCCGATCCGCATCGAGTTCTGGGGCGACGAGATCGAGTCCATCACCGAGATCGACAACGTGACGGGCGAAGTGCTGAGCGAGTTCGAGGCTCTGCCTATCTGGCCGGCCTCCCACTACGTGACCGCGCGTCCGAAGATGGATCGCGCGCTGGGCACCATCCGCGACGAACTGCGCGAGCGCTTGCAGCAGTTCAAGGAGGAAGGCAAGCTGCTGGAGGCGCAGCGCCTCGAGATGCGCGTGAACTACGACCTCGAGATGCTGGAGACGATGAACTTCTGCTCGGGCATCGAGAATTACTCGCGCCACATGGACGGACGCGAGCCGGGAGAGCCGCCCTACACGCTGATCGACTATTTCCCGAAAGACTTCTTCTGCATCATCGACGAGAGCCACGTGACGGTTCCGCAGATCCGCGGCATGCACGAGGGCGATCGCTCGCGCAAGATCACATTGGCCGAGCACGGCTTCCGTCTGCCCAGCTGCCTGGACAACCGTCCGCTGCGCTTCGACGAGTTCGAGGATCGCATCCCGCAGTTCGTGTACGTGTCGGCCACGCCGGGCGACTACGAGCAGAAGGTGTCGCAGCAGCAGGTGGAGCAGATTATCCGCCCCACCGGCCTGCTGGATCCCGAGATCATCGTGCGCGGCTCGGCATCGCAGATCGACGACATCATCGACGAGTCGAAGGAGCGCGCTGCGCGCGATGAGCGCGTGCTCATCACCACGCTGACGAAGAAGATGGCCGAGGACTTGACGGATCACCTGCTGGACCAGGGAGTGAAGGCTCGCTACATGCACTCCGACATCGCCACGCTCGAGCGCGTCGAGATCCTGCGCGATCTGCGCCGCGGCGAGTTCGACGTGCTGGTGGGCATCAACCTTTTGCGCGAGGGCCTGGACCTGCCGGAGGTATCGCTCGTTGCCATCTTGGATGCCGACAAGGAAGGTTTCCTGCGCAACCACCGCTCGCTCATCCAGACCATCGGGCGTGCGGCGCGAAACGTTTCGGGTCAAGTGATCATGTACGCCGACAAGATGACGGATTCCATGGCGCTGGCCATCGATGAGACGAAGCGCCGCCGCGCCATCCAGATGAAGTATAACGAGGAGCACGGCATCGAGCCGCAGACCATCCGTAAGGCCATCAACGACATCATGAGCTACGTCACCGACGAGATGGGCGGCACCACGGCCGAGCAGGTGAACAAGGAGCTTGCCGAGCTGTCGCGCGAAGAGGTGCTGCGCATCATCCAGTCGATGGAGGACGACATGGCCTCCGCGTCCCAAAGCATGGACTTCGAGGAAGCCGCCCGCCTGCGCGACCAGGTGGTCAAGCTGCGCGTCCAGGTGGAGGGCGGCAGCGAGGACGACGTGTTGAAGGACCTCAAGAAGAACGCCCGCAAAGGTAGCGCGTACGGCAATCGAAAGAACGCCGCATACGGCAGCGCCCGAAGGTCGTGA
- a CDS encoding SDR family NAD(P)-dependent oxidoreductase codes for MDMGLKDKVVLITGGGGGIARGIERAFATEGAKFILTDLFPGGLEAAKEELERDFGSEVFTILANGSVEEEVRAAVEAGAEHFGGRIDVLINNAQASASGLTLVQHSEEDFDLAVRSGLYATFFYMKHAYPYLKETAGSVINFASGAGIGGNPGQSSYAAAKEGIRGMSRVAASEWGPDNINVNIVCPIVMTKALEEWREREPEMYEKNVKAIPLGRFGDAEKDVGRVCVFLASPDASFVTGDTIMVQGGSGMKP; via the coding sequence ATGGACATGGGCTTGAAGGACAAGGTGGTGCTGATCACCGGCGGTGGCGGCGGTATCGCTCGGGGTATCGAGCGCGCATTCGCCACCGAGGGTGCGAAGTTCATCCTCACCGACCTGTTCCCCGGCGGTCTGGAAGCGGCGAAGGAGGAGCTTGAGCGCGATTTCGGCTCCGAAGTGTTCACGATTCTCGCGAACGGATCGGTGGAAGAGGAGGTGCGTGCGGCGGTCGAAGCGGGCGCCGAGCACTTCGGCGGGCGCATCGACGTCCTGATCAACAACGCGCAGGCGTCGGCGTCGGGATTGACGCTGGTGCAGCATTCGGAGGAGGACTTCGACCTGGCGGTTCGATCCGGCCTGTACGCGACGTTCTTCTACATGAAGCATGCCTACCCTTACCTGAAGGAGACGGCGGGATCCGTCATCAACTTCGCTTCCGGCGCGGGCATCGGCGGCAATCCAGGACAGAGCTCCTACGCTGCGGCGAAAGAGGGCATCCGAGGCATGAGCCGCGTGGCCGCATCGGAGTGGGGCCCCGACAACATCAACGTGAACATCGTATGCCCTATCGTCATGACGAAGGCGCTCGAGGAATGGCGCGAGCGCGAGCCCGAGATGTACGAGAAGAACGTGAAGGCGATCCCGCTCGGACGCTTCGGCGACGCGGAGAAGGACGTAGGACGCGTGTGCGTGTTCCTGGCCAGTCCCGATGCCTCGTTCGTAACGGGCGACACCATCATGGTGCAGGGCGGTTCCGGCATGAAGCCGTAA
- a CDS encoding biosynthetic peptidoglycan transglycosylase codes for MKGTAHRASTAHPAITFIGRLALAALILVVLVEVYFLARGFNLYREAIEEAGLDEMAASIQSSESFTPIDELPDLYLQAVVAVEDHRFYAHPGFDAIATARALMNDLKAGAIVEGGSTITQQLAKNQYFTQEQTVERKIAEVFMALTMEQHFSKRTILELYVNSIYFGDGYEGIGSASWGYFGKAPSALDADECTLLAGIPNAPSVYALSQNPGLARERQQEVLRKLVSYDYLGQDAAQHILGNLRALAA; via the coding sequence ATGAAAGGAACGGCGCATCGTGCATCGACGGCGCATCCAGCCATCACGTTCATCGGGCGCCTCGCCCTGGCGGCGCTCATCCTCGTCGTGCTCGTGGAAGTGTACTTTCTTGCACGCGGGTTCAACCTGTACCGCGAAGCGATCGAGGAAGCCGGCCTCGACGAGATGGCCGCATCCATCCAGAGCAGCGAGTCGTTCACGCCCATCGACGAGCTGCCGGACCTGTACCTGCAGGCCGTCGTGGCCGTGGAGGATCATCGGTTCTACGCCCATCCCGGCTTCGATGCCATCGCCACGGCGCGCGCCCTCATGAACGACCTCAAAGCGGGCGCCATCGTGGAAGGCGGCAGCACCATCACCCAGCAGCTGGCGAAGAACCAGTACTTCACCCAAGAGCAGACCGTCGAGCGCAAGATAGCCGAAGTGTTCATGGCGCTGACGATGGAGCAGCACTTCTCGAAGCGCACTATCCTGGAGCTATACGTGAACTCCATCTACTTCGGCGACGGCTACGAGGGCATCGGCAGTGCGAGCTGGGGTTATTTCGGCAAAGCCCCCAGCGCGCTCGATGCCGACGAATGCACGCTGCTGGCCGGCATCCCGAACGCGCCGAGCGTGTACGCGCTGTCTCAGAACCCTGGCCTCGCGCGCGAGCGCCAGCAGGAAGTGTTGCGGAAGCTCGTGTCCTACGACTACCTCGGGCAGGACGCAGCACAGCACATTCTGGGAAACCTGCGCGCGCTGGCCGCATGA
- a CDS encoding KilA-N domain-containing protein, translated as MSDRATINAQGIEVTFCKGDAYADYVSLTDIARYKSPTPKDVIKNWMRTHDVIEYLGLWETLYNPSFKGVEFDSFKARSGSNLNRAAREQLSLLLRSSAADGLEGGELGSGRALPSAS; from the coding sequence ATGTCTGATCGTGCGACGATCAACGCGCAAGGTATCGAAGTGACGTTTTGTAAAGGCGACGCCTATGCTGATTACGTTTCGCTTACCGATATTGCGCGCTATAAAAGCCCCACGCCGAAAGATGTGATAAAGAATTGGATGAGGACTCACGATGTTATCGAATATCTGGGTCTTTGGGAAACCCTGTACAATCCAAGCTTTAAAGGGGTCGAATTCGACTCCTTTAAAGCTCGTTCGGGCAGCAATTTGAACCGGGCGGCGCGAGAGCAGCTCTCGCTGCTGCTTCGGTCGAGCGCAGCCGACGGGTTGGAGGGCGGAGAGCTAGGCTCGGGGCGTGCGTTGCCCTCCGCTTCGTAA
- a CDS encoding MFS transporter encodes MTASTAPLSAAGRELPKRWLAIIATIWGGQAASMITSYAAGYAVVWYITETTGSAIMLAAAAICAYLPQGLLSPFGGVIADKHNRKTVMIVADLSVGIVSLGLGIVILFGQVSFPLLMILVIVRSIGQAFHGPAMMAAMPLLVPEKHLLRINTLDQLLMSVASIGAPAFGIFLYTTIGFHSVMFLDFAGALVAVAGLALAKIPTVADETAENQHVLANLRDGWKALSATRGLVILIAGITIGMMAFAPLGAIFPLMTYDHFGGDGYMASVVEAAFGVGMIAGSIVLMAWGGGKRLAGLIAVASLIVGVTTTACGFLAPTMFWAFVALCAVMALACSWFNGPLITLIQRNVPEEKTGRALGLAMAAMGLASPVGIAIGGVAAEAMGVAAFFVADGLVCIALGLTVYLFKSVRALDHDEPHVLRDSAAEANAEIGTVSEEG; translated from the coding sequence ATGACTGCATCGACCGCGCCCCTGAGCGCAGCCGGTCGCGAGCTGCCGAAGCGCTGGCTTGCGATCATCGCCACCATCTGGGGCGGACAAGCCGCTTCTATGATCACCAGCTACGCCGCGGGATACGCCGTGGTGTGGTACATCACCGAGACTACGGGCAGCGCCATCATGCTGGCCGCGGCCGCCATCTGCGCGTATCTGCCGCAAGGACTGCTGTCACCCTTCGGCGGCGTCATCGCCGACAAGCACAACCGCAAGACGGTCATGATCGTGGCCGACCTCTCGGTGGGCATCGTGTCGCTGGGGCTGGGCATCGTCATCCTGTTCGGGCAGGTATCGTTTCCGCTGCTCATGATCCTCGTCATCGTGCGCAGCATCGGACAGGCCTTCCACGGCCCCGCCATGATGGCCGCCATGCCGCTGCTCGTGCCCGAGAAGCACCTGCTGCGCATCAACACGCTCGACCAGCTGCTCATGTCCGTCGCGTCCATCGGCGCCCCCGCGTTCGGCATCTTCCTGTACACCACCATCGGGTTCCACTCCGTGATGTTCCTCGACTTCGCCGGAGCACTCGTGGCCGTGGCGGGGCTTGCGCTGGCGAAGATCCCCACCGTCGCCGATGAGACCGCCGAGAACCAGCACGTGCTGGCGAACCTTCGCGACGGCTGGAAAGCGCTGTCGGCAACCCGCGGGCTCGTCATCCTCATCGCCGGCATCACCATCGGCATGATGGCGTTCGCCCCGCTGGGCGCCATCTTCCCGCTTATGACGTACGACCACTTCGGCGGTGACGGCTACATGGCGTCCGTCGTGGAAGCCGCGTTCGGCGTAGGGATGATCGCGGGGTCCATCGTGCTCATGGCCTGGGGCGGCGGCAAGCGCCTGGCCGGACTCATCGCGGTGGCCTCCCTCATCGTGGGTGTCACCACCACGGCGTGCGGATTCCTCGCCCCCACCATGTTCTGGGCGTTCGTTGCGTTGTGCGCCGTCATGGCGCTGGCATGCTCCTGGTTCAACGGACCGCTGATCACGCTCATCCAGCGCAACGTGCCCGAGGAGAAGACGGGCCGCGCGCTGGGCCTGGCCATGGCCGCCATGGGACTGGCCTCCCCCGTGGGCATCGCCATCGGCGGCGTGGCCGCCGAAGCTATGGGCGTAGCAGCGTTTTTCGTGGCGGACGGCCTCGTATGCATTGCGCTGGGACTGACCGTGTACCTGTTCAAGAGCGTGCGCGCCCTCGATCATGACGAGCCGCACGTCCTGCGCGACAGCGCGGCCGAGGCGAACGCGGAGATCGGAACAGTCTCGGAAGAGGGCTAG
- a CDS encoding glycoside hydrolase family 25 protein has protein sequence MKRFKTTVAAALTAVALLGSLGFMAACGPEDAAEPAAQAYVSPYDWSGLERSGDRLAFRENGEVRSQFGVDVSDHQGAIDWSAVASDGVDFAFVRVGNRGYTEGALYADARYAENIDNATSAGLDVGAYFFSQAVTVEEAREEAEFVLRLLAGRYLALPVAYDHEPVADGAGRANNMDRETLTACARAFCERLEQGGYGTMIYGNSGDMARYDRADLGGRPVWFAEYDAAQPHAQFDFAIWQYTNGGSVAGIDTAVDLNLLLPPAK, from the coding sequence ATGAAACGATTCAAAACCACCGTTGCAGCCGCCCTGACCGCCGTCGCCCTGCTGGGATCGCTCGGCTTCATGGCGGCATGCGGCCCCGAAGATGCAGCGGAGCCCGCGGCGCAGGCATACGTGAGCCCCTACGATTGGAGCGGACTCGAACGTTCGGGCGACCGCCTGGCTTTCCGCGAGAACGGCGAGGTGCGCTCCCAGTTTGGCGTGGACGTGTCCGACCATCAAGGCGCCATCGACTGGAGCGCTGTGGCGAGCGACGGCGTGGACTTCGCCTTCGTGCGCGTGGGCAACCGCGGCTACACCGAGGGCGCGCTGTACGCCGATGCCCGATACGCCGAGAATATCGACAATGCGACGAGCGCGGGCCTCGATGTGGGCGCGTACTTCTTCTCGCAAGCCGTCACCGTCGAGGAGGCGCGTGAAGAAGCCGAGTTCGTGCTGCGGCTGCTTGCCGGCCGTTACCTGGCGCTGCCCGTGGCGTACGACCACGAGCCCGTCGCCGACGGCGCGGGCCGTGCGAACAACATGGACCGCGAAACGCTCACCGCGTGCGCGCGGGCGTTCTGCGAGCGTCTCGAGCAGGGCGGCTACGGGACGATGATCTACGGCAACAGCGGCGACATGGCGCGCTACGACCGCGCCGATCTGGGCGGACGTCCCGTCTGGTTCGCCGAGTACGACGCCGCCCAGCCGCACGCGCAGTTCGACTTCGCCATCTGGCAGTACACCAACGGCGGCTCCGTGGCAGGCATCGACACCGCCGTCGACCTCAACCTGCTGCTGCCGCCCGCGAAGTAA
- a CDS encoding YeiH family protein, which produces MTNALKNIPGLAVCLALALPCWFIGQQFPIIGGPVFAILAGMAIAVFWKQPARGRVQTGIAFTGKKVLQAAVVLLGFGLNLAQIAQVGMMSLPIIGSTIATALIVAFLLHKVLRMPSEISTLIGVGSSICGGSAIAATAPVIKAHDKDVAQAISVIFLFNVLAALIFPSLGNALGMTNEGFGLFAGTAVNDTSSVTAAAAAWDGMHPGSNALDQATIVKLTRTLAIIPITLVLGIWVARRESRDPIALEAQGHSVVKPAGKLGGFSLRRALPVFILLFLAASVITTIAVSAGIDAAVFEPLKTLSKFFIVMAMAAIGLNTDIVHLVKSGGKPILMGLCCWVAIAAVSLGMQHVLGLW; this is translated from the coding sequence GTGACCAACGCCTTGAAGAACATACCCGGCCTGGCTGTATGCCTCGCCCTCGCATTGCCGTGCTGGTTCATCGGGCAGCAGTTCCCCATCATCGGCGGGCCCGTGTTCGCCATCCTGGCCGGCATGGCCATCGCCGTGTTCTGGAAGCAGCCCGCGCGCGGCCGCGTGCAGACCGGCATCGCGTTCACCGGCAAGAAGGTGTTGCAGGCCGCCGTCGTGCTGCTGGGCTTCGGGTTGAACCTCGCGCAGATCGCCCAGGTGGGCATGATGTCGCTGCCCATCATCGGCTCAACCATCGCCACTGCGCTGATCGTGGCGTTTTTGCTGCACAAAGTGCTGCGCATGCCCTCGGAGATCTCGACGCTCATCGGCGTGGGCTCGTCCATCTGCGGCGGTTCGGCCATCGCGGCCACCGCGCCTGTCATCAAGGCGCACGACAAGGACGTTGCCCAGGCCATCTCGGTCATCTTCCTGTTCAACGTGCTGGCCGCCCTTATCTTCCCATCGCTGGGCAACGCGCTGGGCATGACCAACGAAGGCTTCGGCCTGTTCGCCGGCACCGCCGTGAACGACACCTCGTCGGTGACGGCAGCCGCCGCGGCATGGGACGGCATGCATCCCGGCTCGAACGCGCTCGACCAGGCCACTATCGTGAAGCTCACCCGCACGCTGGCCATCATCCCCATCACGCTGGTGCTGGGCATTTGGGTGGCGCGTCGCGAAAGCCGCGACCCCATCGCGCTCGAAGCGCAGGGGCACAGCGTGGTGAAGCCCGCAGGCAAGCTGGGAGGTTTCAGCCTGCGTCGCGCGCTGCCCGTGTTCATCCTGCTGTTCCTGGCCGCGTCCGTCATCACCACGATAGCAGTGTCCGCCGGCATCGACGCGGCCGTGTTCGAGCCGCTCAAAACGCTGTCGAAGTTCTTCATCGTCATGGCCATGGCCGCCATCGGCCTGAACACCGACATCGTGCATCTCGTGAAGTCGGGCGGCAAGCCCATCCTCATGGGCCTCTGCTGCTGGGTGGCCATCGCCGCCGTCAGCCTGGGAATGCAGCACGTCCTGGGATTGTGGTAG
- a CDS encoding RrF2 family transcriptional regulator produces MMISTRGRYALRLMIDIARQGEAGALVTMRQAAEREDLSVKYLEQLGGALVKAGVLKSVRGVSGGYLLARPADQITAGDVLRATEGSCAPVSCLEDGAEACPRRDQCVAINFWRGLDQAIEDYVDNVTLADLVQMG; encoded by the coding sequence ATGATGATATCGACACGGGGACGCTATGCGTTGCGGCTCATGATCGACATCGCACGACAAGGGGAAGCCGGCGCGCTGGTCACCATGCGGCAAGCGGCCGAGCGGGAGGATCTGTCCGTCAAATACCTCGAACAGCTGGGCGGGGCGCTGGTGAAGGCGGGCGTTCTCAAAAGCGTGCGCGGCGTGAGCGGCGGGTATCTGTTGGCGCGTCCGGCTGATCAGATCACTGCGGGAGACGTCTTGCGCGCCACCGAGGGCAGCTGCGCGCCGGTGTCATGCCTCGAAGACGGCGCGGAGGCGTGTCCGCGCCGCGATCAGTGCGTGGCCATCAATTTCTGGCGTGGGCTCGACCAGGCCATCGAGGATTACGTGGACAACGTGACGCTGGCCGATCTGGTTCAGATGGGCTAG